The Coffea arabica cultivar ET-39 chromosome 3c, Coffea Arabica ET-39 HiFi, whole genome shotgun sequence genome contains a region encoding:
- the LOC113735418 gene encoding putative disease resistance protein At1g58400 encodes MNIGGGYQSEDVMAVLLKNADMHLGYLKSLLLLKLPRRLEFVEFLESIKLKLFLLLRVLRFDGFDLRESKFVGEVGKLTSLRYLSFRDCRLNNLPLSLGELLYLQTLDLRVVIDRMVTTPNIIWKLKRLRHLYLPSKFNAREDDKLRLDSLVNLETLENFDTSACSTTDLLFLTSLRSLTASVKGNAKSLQGIIKRIHMNQNCLCQTSIRVRCFDAFTVEERDLSMSQLLDCPSLHTLQIKGCMSILPHIICYSLTRIVLSRSTLVNGPMATLGRFPNLWDLVLEDRAFLGKRLTFASGGFGQLRHLTLSNLPKLEFLIEEEGSMPNLCTLQVEGCNNLKELPIRLQEL; translated from the coding sequence ATGAACATTGGTGGGGGTTATCAAAGTGAAGATGTAATGGCCGTCTTGCTGAAAAATGCTGACATGCATCTTGGTTATCTTAAGTCTCTTCTTCTCTTAAAATTACCCCGACGTTTGGAGTTTGTAGAATTTTTGGAGTCAATAAAGTTGAAGTTGTTCCTCTTGCTTAGAGTCTTAAGATTTGATGGTTTTGACCTACGAGAGAGCAAATTTGTTGGCGAAGTTGGGAAATTGACATCTCTGCGATACCTAAGCTTCAGAGATTGTCGCCTAAACAACCTGCCATTAAGTCTTGGTGAGTTGTTGTACTTGCAAACACTTGATTTGCGGGTAGTAATAGATCGGATGGTTACCACACCAAACATCATCTGGAAGTTAAAAAGGTTGCGGCATCTTTATTTGCCTTCCAAATTTAATGCTCGAGAGGATGATAAGTTGCGTCTGGATAGTTTGGTGAACTTGGAGACGCTTGAAAACTTTGATACCAGTGCATGCAGCACAACCGATCTTCTCTTCTTGACGAGTCTTCGAAGCCTAACAGCATCTGTTAAAGGGAATGCTAAGTCCCTGCAAGGCATCATCAAACGCATACATATGAACCAGAATTGCTTATGCCAAACCTCTATTCGAGTAAGATGTTTCGACGCATTTACTGTAGAAGAAAGGGATTTGTCAATGAGCCAGCTACTTGATTGTCCCTCCCTTCATACTTTGCAGATCAAGGGATGCATGAGCATACTACCACATATAATCTGTTACAGTCTCACTCGCATAGTTCTAAGCCGTTCTACACTTGTCAATGGTCCTATGGCAACTCTGGGGAGGTTTCCAAATTTATGGGACCTTGTTCTGGAAGACAGAGCTTTTCTGGGGAAACGGTTGACTTTTGCATCAGGGGGATTTGGTCAACTCAGACATCTTACACTCTCAAATTTGCCAAAGTTGGAGTTCTTGATTGAAGAAGAAGGATCAATGCCCAATCTTTGTACCTTGCAGGTCGAAGGATGTAACAACCTTAAAGAGCTTCCAATCAGACTTCAGGAATTGTAG
- the LOC113735417 gene encoding uncharacterized protein, with amino-acid sequence MSWEVMAAEQLAWGVMEEGWRKGPWTAEEDRLLIEYVKLHGEGRWNSVARLAGLKRNGKSCRLRWVNYLRPDLKRGQITPHEEKVILELHARWGNRWSTIARSLPGRTDNEIKNYWRTHFKKKAKVSSDNSEKSKARLLRRQQFQQQQLLQQQQQQQQQTQVFDMRRLMSLLDENENRVPTLPQMKQDASAAATPIFPNTIDDHHQVFLYSVFNNSAALPEATNHDQDINWDGLWNMDEFSGNIYYSNSANRATLRTSAATPYY; translated from the exons ATGTCTTGGGAAGTGATGGCAGCAGAACAATTGGCTTGGGGTGTGATGGAGGAAGGGTGGAGAAAGGGTCCTTGGACTGCTGAAGAAGACAGATTACTCATTGAATATGTCAAGTTGCATGGTGAAGGCAGATGGAACTCTGTGGCTAGACTTGCAG GATTGAAAAGAAATGGGAAAAGCTGTAGATTGAGGTGGGTGAATTACTTGAGGCCAGATCTCAAGAGGGGCCAAATAACCCCTCATGAAGAAAAAGTAATTCTAGAGCTCCATGCTAGGTGGGGAAACAG GTGGTCGACAATTGCTAGAAGCCTGCCAGGAAGAACAGACAATGAAATCAAGAACTACTGGAGGACTCATTTCAAGAAAAAGGCAAAAGTCTCGTCTGATAACtcagaaaaatcaaaagcaCGCCTTCTGAGAAGGCAACAATTTCAGCAGCAACAGCTGCTGCAGCAgcaacagcagcagcaacaacaaACTCAAGTATTTGACATGAGGAGGCTTATGTCGTTACTGGATGAAAATGAGAACAGAGTGCCAACTCTGCCTCAGATGAAACAAGATGCATCAGCAGCAGCAACTCCTATCTTTCCCAATACAATTGATGATCATCATCAAGTCTTCCTCTACTCAGTGTTCAACAATTCCGCAGCTCTGCCAGAAGCAACAAATCATGATCAGGACATTAACTGGGATGGTTTATGGAACATGGATGAATTCAGTGGCAACATATATTACTCGAATTCGGCAAACAGAGCTACCCTGCGTACATCTGCAGCCACCCCTTATTACTGA